In uncultured Cohaesibacter sp., a genomic segment contains:
- a CDS encoding GFA family protein — protein sequence MDQHYPLAGGCSCGAVRYQIETAPMIVHCCHCTWCQRETGSAFVLNALIEAERVTLLKGAPVCIDTPSASGKGQKIWRCPDCQVALWSNYAGSGEKVRFVRVGTLDHPDALPPDIHIYTSTKLDWITLPDGVPAVEDYYRLSEVWSDESLERKSRLFPK from the coding sequence TTGGACCAACACTACCCCCTCGCCGGAGGCTGCAGTTGCGGCGCAGTCCGCTATCAGATTGAAACCGCACCAATGATCGTCCATTGCTGTCATTGCACATGGTGCCAGCGCGAGACCGGCTCGGCCTTCGTCCTCAACGCTCTCATCGAGGCGGAGCGTGTCACGCTCCTCAAGGGTGCGCCAGTCTGCATCGACACACCTTCAGCCAGCGGCAAGGGCCAGAAAATCTGGCGTTGCCCCGATTGCCAGGTCGCGCTCTGGAGCAATTATGCTGGCAGCGGCGAAAAGGTGCGTTTCGTCAGAGTAGGAACACTGGATCATCCCGACGCTCTACCCCCGGATATCCATATCTACACCTCTACCAAACTCGACTGGATCACCCTGCCCGATGGCGTTCCCGCGGTGGAAGACTATTACAGATTGTCTGAGGTCTGGAGTGACGAAAGCTTGGAACGCAAAAGCAGGCTTTTCCCGAAATAG